The genomic interval GCTGCGAGCCGGATTTGGGTCCGTACGAAGACGATGCCGACCCCAACCGAGGCGGCGATTGCGGCCACGGCGAGCCCGCGGGTATCCGGATCCGCGAACGCGTCGAGACCGACGATCAGCAGCCCGACGGTGAGGGCGTTGAGGCTCGCGCTCCGCAGGTCGAAGCGCCGGGCGGAGCGGGGCGTTCGCGGCAGCGTGCGCGCGCCGACCGCCAGCGCGACGAGCCCGACCGGCAGGTTGACGAGGAACAGCCAGGGCCAGGCTGCGACCGAGAGGATCGCGGCGGCGACCGTCGGACCGGCGGCGGAGGCCACTGCCACGATGAGCGCGACGTTGCCGACGCCGCGCCCGATCAGCCGGCTCGGATAGATGAAGCGCACCAGAGCGATGTTGACGCTCATGATCCCGGCCGCGCCCAGCCCCTGGGCGACCCGCGCGGCGGTGAGGCTTGCAAGGTTCGGCGAGACCGCGCAGGCGAGCGAGGCGGCGGTGAAGACGGCGAGACCGCCGAGATAGACCCGGCGGTAGCCCCAGATCTCGCCCAGCGTGGCGAGCGGCAGCAGGGAGGCGGTGACCGCGATCTGGTAGGCGCTGACGACGAAGATCGCCTCGGAGGCCGGCACGTCGAGGTCGCGGGCGATCACCGGCAGGGCGACGTTGACGATCGCTCCGTCGAGCACCGCCATGGAGATGGCGAGCGCCATGGCGCAGAGCGCCAGGAGCCGCTCCCGCAGCGGCAGCCCGTCGCCGCTCCTGTCTCCGGTCTTTTGAGCCGTCACCGTCCATCTTCCGGTGCTTGCAGGCGAGCGATCCGCCCTATCTGTCTCTCACCGGAGGCTGCGCCGCGCGTTGTCGGCGTGCCGCCGGGGCAGAGCCCGCGCCGTTCGCGCATCGCCCCCGGAAACCGCGCCGGGGACGATGCGCGCGCGTCTTGTATCTGCATCGTCTGTTTTCGAAAGCCGGCCACCACCTTTCGGGACGATGCTCGAGCCGGAGACGAAGTGTCCATGCGTGCCCACCCGATTTTCGCGCCGTGCCTTGCGCCGTGCCTTGCGCCGTGCCTTGCGCCTTGCCTCGCGCTTTGTCTCGCGATCGCACCGCTGCTGGCGCCCGCCGCCCATGCCGAGGAGCCGTCGCCGCTCGGCATCGGCCTCGAAGGCTTCGCCTATCCGTTTCCCGTGCGCTTCCTGCCGCTGAGCCGCGACGGCGAAGCGCAGCGCCTCGCCTACATGGATGTGCCGGCCGCCGACAACGCCAACGGACGCACGGTGCTGCTGCTGCACGGGCGCAACTTCCCGTCGAGCTACTGGGAGCCGGTCATCCGCACCCTGTCGAACGCGGGCTACCGCGTGGTGGTCCCCGATCAGCTCGGCTTCGGCAAGTCCTCGAAACCGATCGGCTCCTTCACCTTCGACCGGATGGCCGCCGACACCCTGGCGCTCGCCGACAGCCTGAAGATCCAGCGGTTCGACATCGTGGCGCATTCCATGGGCGGCATGCTCGCCGTGCGGATGGCCCGCAACTATCCGCAGCGGGTCAACAGCCTCGTGCTGGAAGCGCCGATCGGGCTGGAGGATTACCGCTTCACCGTCCCGCCGGTCTCCGACGAGACCCTGATAGCCCGCGAGGCGGACTTGACCGCGGACTCCTACCGCAAGCAGTTGATGACGAGCTACGCGCTGTCGATCCCCGCCTCGGCCATCGAGCCGTTCGTGTCGATCCGCGAGCGCGTGAAGGGTTCGGGCGAGTATTCGCGCTGGCTCAGGTCGTTCGTGAACTCTTACCAGATGATCTGGGGCCAGCCGATCGTCCACGAGATCCCGCTCGTGAAGGCGCCGACTCTGTTCATCATGGGGGCGAACGACCACAACGCCCCCGGTAAGGGCTTCGCGCCGACGGAGGTGCGCTCCACCATGGGCGACAACACGAGCCATGCGCGCGCGCTCGCCGGCCGGATGCCGAACGGAAGGGCCGAAGTCCTCAACAATGTCGGCCACCTCGTCCACATGGAGGCGACCGAGATGTTCAACACGCTGACGCTGGAATTCCTCAACACGCACTGATCGCTCGATCGTTAGAGCGCATTCCGACGAAGTGGCCACCGGTTCGTCGAAAGAATGCGCGTCAAAACAAAGAGCGGGAGACGCCGGCCTGATGCAATGAGGTCGGATACGGCTCTAGCGACCCATCGCCGGCCGGGGCGTTTCACCCGGACGTGACAGCAAATCCGGAGCTTCAAACATGGATGTCGGTTTCATCGGGCTCGGCCGCATGGGCCGGGTCATGGCGGCACGGCTCGTCGCAGCGGGCCACCGGGTGCGGGTGTGGAACCGGTCGCCGGAGGCAGCCAGGGCGATCGAGGGCGCCGAGCCCGTGGCAAGCGCCGCGGAGGCCTTTGCGGGCGACGCCGCGATCACCATGCTCGCCGACGACGCGGCCCTGCGCGCCGTCACCATCGAGGGCGGGCTGCTCGATTCCGGGCAGCGGCCCGGCGTCCATGTCGGGATGTCCACGATCTCGGTGGCACTCGCCAAGGAACTGGCGGCGGTCCACGGACGGGCGGGCGTGCCCTACATCTCCGCACCGGTCTTCGGCCGGCCGGATGCGGCGGAAAAGGGGGCCCTGAACATCATCGCCGCGGGTGACGACGCGGCGATCGCGCGGGTACAGCCGTTGTTCGACGCCATGGGCAGCAAGACCTGGCGCTTCGGCGCCGAGCCGGAGAAGGCCAACGCCGTCAAGCTCGCGGGCAACTTCATGCTGGTCTCGGCCATCGAGGCGATGGGCGAGGCGGCCGCCTTCGCCGAGGGTCACGGCATCGCCGGAGCCGACGTGTTGGAGATGCTCACCAGCACGCTGTTCGCCTCGCCGGTCTACAAGAATTACGGCGCGATGATCATGGAGGGGCGCTACGAGCCGCCGGGCTTCACCATGCGGCTCGGCCTCAAGGATGTCCGCCTCGCCTTGGCCGCGGGCGAGGCGGTCAATGTGCCGATGCCGTTCGCCAGCGTGCTGCGCGACAACCTCCTCGACGCCATCGCCCACGGCGACGGCGACAAGGATTTTGCCGGGCTCGCCACGGTGGCCGCCCGGCGCAGTGGACGGTAAGCCTCAGCGCTTGGTGTTCGTCGCGGTCTGGCCGAACATCACCTTCTTCGCGTCCTCGCTCATCGGCTGGCCGTAGTGCGGGTTGGCTTCCACTGCCCGCGCATAGGCGGCTTTGGTGGCGGGGCGCTCGGCGATCGCCTCGAACCAGCGCTTCAGGTTGGGGTGGTCGTCGAGGCGCTGGCCCTGCTTCTCCCACGGCACGATCCAGGGATAGGCCGCCATGTCGGCGATGGTGTAGTCGGCGCCCGCGACGAAGGCGCGGTCGGCGAGCCGCCGGTCGAGCACGCCGTAGAGCCGGTTGGTCTCCTTGACGTAGCGGTCGATGGCGTAGGGAATTTTCTCCGGCGCGTATTGCGAGAAGTGGTGGTTCTGGCCGAGCATCGGCCCGAGGCCGCCCATCTGCCAGAA from Methylobacterium sp. AMS5 carries:
- a CDS encoding alpha/beta hydrolase, which codes for MRAHPIFAPCLAPCLAPCLAPCLALCLAIAPLLAPAAHAEEPSPLGIGLEGFAYPFPVRFLPLSRDGEAQRLAYMDVPAADNANGRTVLLLHGRNFPSSYWEPVIRTLSNAGYRVVVPDQLGFGKSSKPIGSFTFDRMAADTLALADSLKIQRFDIVAHSMGGMLAVRMARNYPQRVNSLVLEAPIGLEDYRFTVPPVSDETLIAREADLTADSYRKQLMTSYALSIPASAIEPFVSIRERVKGSGEYSRWLRSFVNSYQMIWGQPIVHEIPLVKAPTLFIMGANDHNAPGKGFAPTEVRSTMGDNTSHARALAGRMPNGRAEVLNNVGHLVHMEATEMFNTLTLEFLNTH
- a CDS encoding MFS transporter yields the protein MTAQKTGDRSGDGLPLRERLLALCAMALAISMAVLDGAIVNVALPVIARDLDVPASEAIFVVSAYQIAVTASLLPLATLGEIWGYRRVYLGGLAVFTAASLACAVSPNLASLTAARVAQGLGAAGIMSVNIALVRFIYPSRLIGRGVGNVALIVAVASAAGPTVAAAILSVAAWPWLFLVNLPVGLVALAVGARTLPRTPRSARRFDLRSASLNALTVGLLIVGLDAFADPDTRGLAVAAIAASVGVGIVFVRTQIRLAAPLLPLDLLRIPAFALSMVASICSFAAQMIAYVALPFYFHDALGFSETRTGFLMTPWPLAIAAMSPFAGRLADRFPPGLLGSFGLGLLAVGMAALALLPEAPTTFDIVWRLTLSGIGFGLFQSPNNKVIITSAPRERSGGASGMQASARLVGQSLGAAWVAVLFGLVPGGPTGAFAVTLWCAVALALAGALASGLRRTGP
- a CDS encoding glutathione binding-like protein, with protein sequence MIDLHYWPTPNGHKVTMFLEEAGLPYTIHPVDIGKGAQFEPAFLKIAPNNRMPAIVDHEPGDGGAPISLFESGAILLYLAEKTGRFLPADLRGRAETLQWLFWQMGGLGPMLGQNHHFSQYAPEKIPYAIDRYVKETNRLYGVLDRRLADRAFVAGADYTIADMAAYPWIVPWEKQGQRLDDHPNLKRWFEAIAERPATKAAYARAVEANPHYGQPMSEDAKKVMFGQTATNTKR
- a CDS encoding NAD(P)-dependent oxidoreductase, which produces MDVGFIGLGRMGRVMAARLVAAGHRVRVWNRSPEAARAIEGAEPVASAAEAFAGDAAITMLADDAALRAVTIEGGLLDSGQRPGVHVGMSTISVALAKELAAVHGRAGVPYISAPVFGRPDAAEKGALNIIAAGDDAAIARVQPLFDAMGSKTWRFGAEPEKANAVKLAGNFMLVSAIEAMGEAAAFAEGHGIAGADVLEMLTSTLFASPVYKNYGAMIMEGRYEPPGFTMRLGLKDVRLALAAGEAVNVPMPFASVLRDNLLDAIAHGDGDKDFAGLATVAARRSGR